One Halovivax ruber XH-70 genomic region harbors:
- a CDS encoding DUF7128 family protein, which produces MVAETERDGETWYECDSCGMLFDDRDDAKTHEANCDEEDPTYIQ; this is translated from the coding sequence ATGGTCGCCGAAACCGAGCGGGACGGTGAGACGTGGTACGAGTGCGACAGTTGCGGCATGCTGTTCGACGACCGGGACGATGCGAAGACGCACGAAGCCAATTGCGACGAGGAAGATCCGACATACATCCAGTGA
- a CDS encoding DUF5796 family protein, whose amino-acid sequence MSTRSEVAPSTLEVDLVDGGIVVRYLDGREVFYHGPPEPIESSLTTPPGKTVHVLVTDEDGVEGVMTYVNDLKTDAEILESTGVGRVLIEQGERSVLFPGVSAAAEGHSVTVSVEPAVVDGRVFVFAEDEFSERAYELVTET is encoded by the coding sequence ATGAGCACGCGTTCGGAAGTCGCCCCCAGTACGCTCGAAGTGGATCTCGTCGACGGCGGGATCGTCGTCAGGTACCTGGACGGGCGAGAGGTGTTTTACCACGGGCCGCCGGAGCCGATCGAGTCGTCGCTCACGACACCACCAGGCAAGACGGTGCACGTACTCGTCACCGACGAGGACGGCGTCGAGGGTGTGATGACGTACGTGAACGACCTGAAGACGGACGCAGAGATCCTCGAATCGACCGGCGTCGGTCGGGTGCTGATCGAGCAAGGAGAACGATCCGTGCTCTTCCCCGGCGTCTCGGCAGCGGCCGAGGGCCACTCCGTCACGGTCAGCGTCGAACCGGCGGTCGTCGATGGCCGAGTTTTCGTCTTCGCCGAAGACGAGTTCAGCGAGCGTGCGTACGAACTCGTCACCGAGACGTAG
- a CDS encoding shikimate kinase has protein sequence MDGRAVAPAAGTVVNAIATGHGAAFAIDLETTATVELTSDGDIRGTVADAPDADTELVEQCVRHVFDAVGDEAGLDRSIAGARIRTESAVPMAAGLKSSSAAANATVLATLDALDCADAMDPIDACRLGVEAARAAGVTITGAFDDASASMLGGVTVTNNTTDELGKQETVDWDVLVYTPPDRAFSAAVDVTACERVAPMAELAIELASEGRFVEAMTVNGFVFSATLGYDPDPLLAALPDAAGASLSGTGPSFVAVGDAEALDAVERDWTERPGTTIRTTTRTKGATIV, from the coding sequence ATGGACGGACGGGCCGTCGCCCCCGCTGCAGGCACCGTGGTCAACGCCATCGCGACCGGTCACGGCGCCGCGTTCGCGATCGATCTTGAGACCACCGCAACGGTCGAGCTCACGAGCGACGGCGACATCCGAGGTACGGTCGCCGACGCCCCGGACGCCGATACGGAACTCGTCGAGCAGTGCGTTCGACACGTCTTCGACGCAGTCGGAGACGAAGCCGGACTCGATCGATCAATCGCCGGTGCCCGGATCCGAACGGAGAGTGCCGTGCCGATGGCCGCCGGTCTGAAAAGTTCGAGCGCCGCCGCAAACGCGACGGTACTGGCGACGCTCGACGCACTCGACTGTGCCGACGCGATGGACCCGATCGACGCCTGCCGACTCGGCGTCGAGGCAGCGCGAGCGGCCGGGGTCACGATCACCGGTGCGTTCGACGACGCGTCGGCGAGCATGCTCGGCGGCGTCACCGTGACGAACAACACGACCGACGAACTGGGGAAACAGGAGACGGTCGACTGGGACGTCCTCGTCTACACGCCACCGGACCGGGCGTTCAGCGCGGCCGTCGATGTCACGGCCTGCGAACGCGTCGCGCCGATGGCCGAACTCGCGATCGAACTCGCGAGTGAGGGCCGATTCGTCGAGGCGATGACCGTCAACGGCTTCGTCTTCAGTGCGACGCTGGGGTACGATCCCGACCCGTTACTCGCGGCCCTCCCGGACGCAGCCGGCGCGTCGCTGTCCGGTACGGGCCCGAGTTTCGTCGCGGTCGGGGACGCCGAAGCACTCGACGCCGTCGAACGCGACTGGACCGAGCGGCCGGGGACGACGATTCGAACGACGACCAGAACGAAGGGAGCCACTATCGTATGA
- a CDS encoding chorismate mutase, with protein sequence MTDTDPDHDTGDEPTPDEMTLDELRSEIREIDSELVRLIARRTYVADSIARVKDAEGLPTVDETQEQRVMDRAGENADRFDVDSNLVKAIFRLLIELNKVEQRERR encoded by the coding sequence ATGACCGACACCGATCCAGACCACGACACCGGGGACGAACCGACACCGGACGAGATGACTCTCGACGAACTCAGATCGGAGATTCGAGAGATCGACTCCGAACTCGTCCGACTCATCGCGCGACGGACCTACGTCGCCGACTCCATCGCCCGCGTCAAAGACGCCGAGGGGTTGCCGACCGTCGACGAAACGCAAGAACAGCGCGTGATGGACCGCGCCGGCGAGAACGCAGACCGGTTCGACGTCGATTCGAACCTCGTCAAGGCCATCTTCCGCTTGCTCATCGAGTTGAACAAGGTCGAACAGCGCGAGCGCAGGTAA
- a CDS encoding type II toxin-antitoxin system PemK/MazF family toxin, producing the protein MSEGSTVRRGDVVIVRLDPAEGHEMKKTRPAVVVQNDVGNENASTTIVAPTTGTHRGYPFEVFVDAAESPFEKDSSIRLDQIRVVSIEKRIHSVVGALDTKTMEAVDDTLRLSLGLD; encoded by the coding sequence ATGAGCGAGGGGTCAACGGTTCGTCGCGGTGACGTCGTTATCGTTCGACTCGATCCTGCGGAAGGCCACGAGATGAAAAAGACTCGTCCCGCAGTCGTCGTCCAGAACGACGTGGGGAACGAAAACGCCAGTACGACTATCGTTGCGCCTACGACGGGGACGCATCGAGGCTATCCGTTCGAGGTTTTCGTCGACGCAGCGGAGTCACCGTTCGAGAAAGATTCCTCGATCCGCCTCGATCAGATTCGAGTCGTCTCCATCGAAAAGCGGATTCACTCTGTTGTTGGAGCTCTCGACACCAAGACGATGGAAGCGGTAGACGACACGTTGAGACTGAGTCTTGGGCTGGACTGA
- a CDS encoding MATE family efflux transporter, whose amino-acid sequence MRLTILWIGLGLARLGLIDRERAVRTADLAWPRIVTGLARMSKSAVDVAMVGIAVGEAAIAGVGFATPFWGLAFTIGGGVAGGTIALVSQRYGAEQFDELGQAIRSSVLLVLLISLPVTAFFAVFSTELVSIITTKPEPLSLGASYLAVVAFGVPFAGLNLIGSRTFVGMDDAWTPMIIRAGGAIANIGFSAFFIFVADLGVAGAALGTVLANVVVSAGFATLLIRGSFPGVPDMVVTIDPFGSYVNREIIRSLVEIGTPVFLRNMVWTVAELPLLGIVDIFGTDTASAFVITRRIWGLMNTPGWGFSLAASSLVGQELGTGAEDTAAEYGNEIIRYSVAVYAVSATIVFVFAEPIVQGFVDEPGSQVVPIAISLVYAACVAILFRGIVGSAEGALNAAGDTRWPFYAQLLGMFGGAIPLAYLGATTSLGIWGLYLAFVAETAVPAVVNYYRFGTGRWRAISRSYRPGGTTSDD is encoded by the coding sequence ATGCGGCTCACGATCCTGTGGATCGGTCTCGGCCTCGCTCGGTTGGGACTGATCGACCGTGAGCGTGCGGTTCGGACGGCCGATCTCGCCTGGCCACGCATCGTGACCGGCCTTGCGCGGATGTCGAAGAGCGCGGTCGACGTCGCGATGGTCGGCATCGCGGTCGGTGAGGCGGCGATCGCCGGCGTCGGGTTCGCGACGCCGTTCTGGGGACTCGCGTTCACCATCGGCGGCGGGGTCGCCGGCGGGACGATCGCGCTCGTCTCCCAGCGCTACGGTGCCGAACAGTTCGACGAACTCGGACAGGCGATTCGCTCGTCCGTCCTGCTCGTCCTGCTCATCAGCCTTCCGGTCACCGCCTTCTTCGCGGTGTTTTCGACCGAGCTCGTCTCGATCATCACGACGAAACCCGAGCCCCTGTCGCTGGGGGCGTCCTACCTCGCGGTCGTGGCGTTCGGCGTCCCGTTCGCCGGACTCAACCTGATCGGGAGTCGCACGTTCGTCGGCATGGACGACGCCTGGACACCGATGATCATCAGAGCGGGCGGTGCCATCGCCAACATCGGTTTCAGCGCGTTCTTCATCTTCGTGGCCGACCTCGGGGTGGCCGGGGCGGCCCTCGGGACCGTGCTGGCCAACGTCGTCGTCTCGGCCGGCTTCGCGACGCTCCTGATCCGCGGGTCGTTCCCCGGCGTCCCCGACATGGTCGTCACGATCGATCCGTTCGGGTCGTACGTCAATCGAGAGATCATCCGATCGCTCGTCGAGATCGGGACCCCGGTCTTCCTGCGGAACATGGTCTGGACCGTCGCCGAACTCCCGCTACTCGGGATCGTCGACATCTTCGGCACTGACACCGCGTCGGCGTTCGTCATCACGCGACGGATCTGGGGCCTGATGAACACGCCAGGCTGGGGATTCAGCCTCGCAGCCTCCAGTCTCGTCGGGCAGGAACTCGGGACCGGTGCAGAGGACACCGCCGCCGAGTACGGGAACGAGATCATCCGATACTCCGTTGCCGTCTACGCCGTGTCGGCGACGATCGTGTTCGTCTTCGCCGAGCCGATCGTCCAGGGGTTCGTCGACGAACCCGGCTCGCAGGTCGTCCCGATCGCCATCTCTCTCGTGTACGCAGCCTGTGTCGCGATCCTCTTCCGCGGCATCGTCGGCTCCGCCGAGGGCGCGTTGAACGCTGCGGGCGACACCCGCTGGCCGTTCTACGCCCAGTTGCTCGGTATGTTCGGCGGGGCGATTCCCCTCGCATACCTCGGCGCGACGACGTCGCTCGGTATCTGGGGGCTCTACCTCGCGTTCGTCGCCGAGACGGCCGTCCCGGCTGTCGTCAACTACTACCGGTTCGGTACCGGTCGGTGGCGCGCCATCAGCCGGAGCTACCGTCCCGGCGGCACAACCAGTGACGATTAG